The sequence below is a genomic window from Methanocalculus natronophilus.
GGTATCCTGGATATCCAGGTAGACTATTGTATGGAGGTTCCGTGAGAGGTTGTCAAGAATGACCTCAACCGGGGTTGTCGGCATCCATTTCCCATGGGGGAAGGGAAGCGAACAGGACTTGCCAAACCGGTAATTCTGCAGTCCGGAGAGCCCGCAGACGGCACTCGCAATTGATGCTGCATGAATGATCCGGGTTTGGATCCCCCGTTCTGCAGCGCGTATCCGGAGATCTGCATGGGTTGTTGAGACCATCGTGTCGCCTGCCGTCAGGAAGACTGCCAGTCCCTTTTCTGCTGCATCAAGAATGGTATCCGGATGCTGCTCCACATCCTCACGTGACAAAAGCGTTATCGGTTTTCCATACAGCTGCTCCATCACCGCCGGATCGGATCCCATCAGGCGCGAGGTATAGGTCTCAAGAAAGAGAGCGTCTGCTGCCTGAATTGCAGAGAGACCTTTTAATGATATATCAGTCTCATCAAAGAGTCCAAGTCCGATGAATGTCAGCATGCTGCTCCGTTAGTAGGGGAAGGTTGTGATCTGGTCAACCATTGAATCAATGACATTTCTGCACTGCCTGCGATCATATGCAGAGATGAAATAGACCGGCGTGTCAGGACGGATCTCAAGCTCTGATCTGATCACCTCTTCTGTAACCGAATAATCAAGGTCGGCTTTGTTTGCAACAACAATAACCGGGACAACAGAATTGCCCTCAACAATTTGCTTCAGATCCTTTGCCCGTGGCATCAGTTCCGGCTGGGTGACATCCACCATCAGGATCACGCCCA
It includes:
- the dph5 gene encoding diphthine synthase, translating into MLTFIGLGLFDETDISLKGLSAIQAADALFLETYTSRLMGSDPAVMEQLYGKPITLLSREDVEQHPDTILDAAEKGLAVFLTAGDTMVSTTHADLRIRAAERGIQTRIIHAASIASAVCGLSGLQNYRFGKSCSLPFPHGKWMPTTPVEVILDNLSRNLHTIVYLDIQDTRYMLIPDAIPIIEEIISRMGRSIPLYVGIARAGSDDMAIHAGSGADLLSHEFGPPLHILLVPAELHHMEREYLETFAGLPQVRGQQP